The proteins below come from a single Leptolyngbyaceae cyanobacterium genomic window:
- a CDS encoding DUF5615 family PIN-like protein, with protein MAKLYADQNFPARVVELLRNLTHDVLTAREAGNAGVEMSDEDVLAFAHNHSRAILTVNRSDFVKLHDLEIPHSGIIICAEDMDREKMARQINESIFWVSTLAGNLIKVKNFFAA; from the coding sequence ATGGCAAAGTTATATGCCGATCAAAATTTTCCGGCGCGAGTTGTGGAATTGTTGCGTAATTTAACTCACGATGTTCTCACGGCGAGAGAAGCAGGAAATGCGGGCGTGGAAATGTCGGATGAAGATGTGTTAGCTTTTGCTCACAATCATAGTCGGGCTATCTTGACAGTTAATCGGAGTGATTTTGTCAAATTGCACGACCTGGAAATTCCCCATTCTGGAATTATTATTTGTGCCGAAGATATGGATCGGGAAAAAATGGCCAGACAAATTAATGAATCTATATTTTGGGTAAGTACTTTAGCGGGAAATTTGATTAAAGTTAAAAATTTTTTTGCTGCCTAA
- a CDS encoding DUF433 domain-containing protein: MSLQELETELVSLSPDEKVQVIQILTKSLVPLWPELDRVIKILDQTFADEWTGIKKIEGVMGGDACVSNTRIPVWLLVSYRRLGATDTDILQDYPDLSAADLINAFAYAEAHSHEIEMAIRRQKEA, encoded by the coding sequence ATGTCACTCCAAGAATTAGAGACAGAACTTGTTTCTCTAAGTCCTGATGAGAAGGTTCAGGTAATCCAAATATTAACCAAAAGTCTAGTTCCTCTATGGCCGGAACTCGATCGCGTAATTAAAATATTAGACCAAACTTTTGCCGATGAATGGACTGGTATTAAAAAGATCGAGGGTGTGATGGGTGGCGATGCTTGCGTCAGCAATACCCGTATCCCTGTTTGGTTATTAGTAAGCTATCGCCGTTTGGGTGCAACTGATACTGATATTTTACAAGATTATCCAGATTTGAGCGCAGCAGATTTAATCAATGCTTTTGCTTATGCTGAAGCACATTCTCATGAAATTGAAATGGCAATCCGACGACAAAAGGAAGCATAA